A window of the Desulfovibrio litoralis DSM 11393 genome harbors these coding sequences:
- a CDS encoding ABC-three component system middle component 2 — translation MNIPQIIPPSFNSPLEAAIRAIVILTEIYPCRLDLQEMVKLDHLIVHTKDINGPQSLHPQLPLRNAEILVRRKIVEQGLFLLISKKLVSRVIDDNGIYYEASDYAAPFIASLESTYTAKLTERAIWINNNLLQLDKSSFRSLIEKNFGKWTQEFQPLENSYGVKQ, via the coding sequence ATGAATATACCGCAAATAATTCCTCCTAGTTTTAACTCACCTCTTGAGGCAGCTATTAGAGCTATTGTTATTTTGACTGAGATATACCCTTGTAGATTAGATTTGCAGGAGATGGTTAAACTTGACCACCTTATCGTTCATACAAAAGATATAAACGGTCCTCAAAGCTTGCATCCACAGTTACCCCTCAGAAATGCAGAAATTCTTGTGCGGAGAAAAATTGTTGAGCAAGGCTTATTTTTGCTTATAAGTAAAAAACTTGTAAGTAGGGTCATAGATGATAATGGAATTTATTATGAGGCAAGTGATTATGCTGCCCCATTTATTGCAAGTTTGGAGTCAACTTATACAGCGAAGTTAACGGAACGAGCAATATGGATTAACAATAATTTACTACAGCTAGACAAAAGTTCTTTTCGCTCTCTTATAGAAAAAAACTTTGGCAAATGGACACAGGAATTTCAACCTCTTGAGAATAGTTACGGAGTGAAACAATGA
- a CDS encoding ABC-three component system protein, translating into MSKHLKQSPVVQMSTLPEPSASSLITTDFTVSFGQNIPPQQLILLYSPDEWENFILEWAHYQKQIYSQVVRQTGSGDMGIDVAGYTDEHGVFGVWDNFQCKHYANPLSVTDACKEIAKILWYSFNEEYSPPRAYYFMAPKGCGTALSKALSSPQKLKKELKDRWPTCAKAITTTQSIALEGEFANYVDNFDFSIFGQRTSLEIIDEHRNTPFHATRFGGGLPKRPSIPSPPNTHAQTESRYIEQLFEAYSDHKSCSLSTINCLSPWPNLANHLQRQREYFYYAESLRNFARDSVPVGTFEELQGEVHAGVVDVAESSQHKDSLDRVNAVTSAAISMQLTSNPLIQVTKAQDRKGICHQLANEDRLIWKKI; encoded by the coding sequence GTGAGCAAACATCTCAAGCAATCACCAGTGGTTCAGATGTCCACACTCCCAGAGCCGTCGGCTAGTAGCTTGATAACTACGGACTTCACAGTCTCTTTTGGGCAAAATATCCCCCCCCAGCAACTTATTCTACTATATTCTCCAGATGAATGGGAAAATTTTATTCTTGAGTGGGCTCACTATCAAAAACAAATCTACTCTCAAGTTGTACGCCAAACAGGTTCAGGAGACATGGGAATAGATGTTGCTGGATATACTGACGAGCATGGTGTGTTCGGAGTTTGGGATAATTTCCAGTGTAAACATTATGCAAATCCACTTTCTGTGACAGATGCTTGCAAAGAAATAGCAAAAATACTGTGGTACTCTTTTAATGAGGAGTACTCTCCACCGCGAGCCTACTATTTTATGGCGCCTAAGGGTTGTGGCACAGCACTTTCAAAAGCCTTAAGCTCTCCGCAAAAGCTCAAAAAAGAACTTAAGGACAGGTGGCCAACCTGTGCTAAGGCTATTACGACAACCCAAAGCATAGCTCTTGAGGGAGAATTTGCTAATTATGTAGATAATTTTGATTTTTCAATTTTTGGTCAACGAACTTCATTGGAGATTATCGACGAGCATAGAAATACTCCCTTTCATGCAACTCGTTTTGGTGGTGGGCTTCCCAAAAGACCAAGTATTCCATCTCCACCAAATACTCATGCCCAAACAGAAAGTAGATATATTGAACAGTTGTTTGAAGCATATAGCGACCATAAATCTTGTTCTTTATCTACGATAAACTGTTTATCCCCATGGCCTAACCTTGCTAACCATCTTCAACGGCAACGAGAGTATTTTTATTATGCAGAGTCACTTAGAAATTTTGCACGAGATAGTGTCCCTGTTGGAACATTTGAGGAGTTACAGGGGGAAGTTCATGCCGGAGTTGTAGACGTGGCTGAATCATCACAACATAAGGATAGCCTTGATCGTGTAAATGCAGTAACTTCTGCTGCTATTAGTATGCAGTTAACTTCAAATCCACTCATACAAGTGACGAAAGCCCAAGATCGTAAGGGGATTTGTCACCAACTAGCAAATGAAGATCGTTTGATATGGAAAAAAATATGA
- a CDS encoding T6SS phospholipase effector Tle1-like catalytic domain-containing protein, which yields MSKDEILNQATEDASGVKPGKTNAVTGCCDQKIDLQIGLFFDGTGNNKDVDEKETDKDQTWAKERQTVEENQTKAEIEAKRKELAEAEQAKIKAEQKALKARQEALVLRGQAERTKAEIFALTEQSERTIYTMRTMNVESKEFQAASEEIKRLERQRQEAWDRWRQLSEQASKKEEEAKAAEAEIEQANKKIIRLKSELKNAEARLYRSSPGTSNITNVVKLLDLYPEVDKKKFKYRHYLRGVGTFSGSESGFFIDEKTGQGLGVGGEGGDERINEASKYIKDILSIELPKSSGKPCPPDSVTIDIFGFSRGAALARHFVNVILDGLPDYSKDTRERGHRLVKIPGQKEGNNYKEYTEAKILGSMRVEGLDQVYEKLPNVTIRFVGIFDTVGSFYLGGNSDEGDFQLSLPTGCAKKIFHIVAKHERRKNFRYTSIKPGDGEEIFLSGAHSDIGGGYQLYEVKKLLMDKERYYGLSYTNAESTLRYKALQRGILKNPIDPLPSGWFFENIPISKNADDLCLMRYKRTDNRYSHVALHIMHKKALAAAVPLKDLDDTSPLHQVPADVSSFIDTPDAPMSLELWEKYIHVSAVDNDPELLYAKMPRGRLDSDIGMWLDDHHPSCRGGFENKENGELKREGTTKIKEYGSVY from the coding sequence ATGAGTAAAGACGAAATATTAAATCAAGCTACAGAAGACGCGAGCGGAGTAAAACCTGGAAAAACCAATGCGGTTACTGGTTGTTGTGATCAAAAAATCGATTTACAAATTGGTCTTTTTTTTGACGGTACGGGGAATAATAAAGATGTAGATGAAAAAGAAACTGACAAGGACCAAACATGGGCAAAAGAAAGACAAACAGTAGAAGAAAATCAAACTAAAGCCGAAATTGAAGCGAAACGTAAAGAATTAGCAGAAGCGGAACAAGCTAAAATAAAAGCCGAACAAAAAGCCTTAAAGGCGAGACAAGAGGCTCTTGTCTTACGTGGGCAAGCCGAGCGAACCAAAGCTGAGATTTTTGCTTTAACTGAACAAAGTGAAAGAACAATATATACCATGCGAACAATGAATGTTGAGTCCAAAGAGTTTCAAGCCGCTAGCGAAGAAATAAAACGCTTGGAACGACAAAGACAAGAGGCATGGGACAGATGGCGACAACTTTCCGAACAGGCGAGTAAAAAAGAAGAGGAAGCAAAAGCGGCAGAAGCGGAAATAGAACAAGCCAACAAGAAAATTATCCGTTTAAAATCCGAGCTTAAAAATGCCGAAGCCCGGCTTTATCGCTCTAGCCCCGGGACAAGCAATATTACTAATGTTGTAAAATTACTGGATTTGTATCCAGAGGTGGATAAAAAAAAATTTAAATATCGTCACTATTTGCGTGGGGTAGGGACTTTTTCCGGGAGCGAAAGTGGTTTTTTTATTGACGAAAAAACAGGTCAGGGTTTAGGTGTTGGCGGTGAAGGAGGAGATGAAAGAATTAACGAGGCGAGTAAGTATATAAAAGATATATTATCTATAGAGCTACCTAAAAGCTCCGGCAAGCCTTGCCCTCCTGATTCCGTAACCATTGATATTTTTGGTTTTAGCCGTGGGGCGGCTTTGGCTAGGCATTTTGTGAATGTTATTTTAGATGGTTTACCTGATTATAGTAAAGATACACGGGAACGTGGGCATAGATTAGTAAAAATCCCTGGACAAAAAGAGGGCAATAATTACAAAGAGTATACTGAAGCCAAAATTTTAGGCTCAATGCGTGTAGAAGGATTAGACCAAGTATACGAAAAACTACCTAATGTAACAATTCGTTTTGTAGGTATTTTTGATACAGTTGGTTCGTTTTATCTGGGAGGGAATTCAGATGAAGGAGACTTTCAATTAAGTTTACCCACCGGGTGTGCTAAAAAAATATTTCATATCGTGGCAAAACATGAACGTAGAAAAAACTTTCGCTATACTAGCATAAAACCCGGCGACGGAGAAGAAATATTTTTATCAGGGGCTCATTCTGATATAGGCGGTGGTTATCAGCTTTATGAGGTCAAAAAACTACTGATGGATAAAGAGAGGTATTATGGATTATCCTATACTAACGCAGAAAGTACACTAAGATATAAAGCTCTCCAACGGGGTATACTGAAAAACCCTATTGATCCATTACCCTCTGGTTGGTTTTTTGAAAACATACCCATATCTAAGAATGCTGATGACTTATGCTTGATGCGTTATAAACGTACTGATAACCGTTATTCTCATGTTGCCTTACATATTATGCATAAAAAAGCACTAGCCGCGGCTGTACCTTTAAAAGATTTAGATGATACTTCACCTTTGCATCAAGTACCGGCTGATGTATCAAGTTTTATTGATACGCCTGATGCTCCAATGTCGTTAGAGTTATGGGAAAAATATATCCATGTTTCTGCCGTTGATAATGATCCGGAATTATTATATGCCAAAATGCCTCGTGGGCGCCTTGACTCTGATATTGGAATGTGGCTAGATGATCATCATCCTAGTTGTAGAGGTGGGTTTGAAAATAAAGAAAACGGCGAATTAAAAAGAGAGGGTACCACGAAAATTAAAGAATATGGTAGCGTATATTAA
- a CDS encoding DUF2931 family protein, whose protein sequence is MSKDEILNQATEDASGVKSKQAIAPKKNSKFKRNTLIILVIICVFMAYNTLRPKPPMIYDLALVSQHYVWGERFTFDDFDGKGNRWGFGFGATSTGFGPPPSWGGGANLGLQPIPTQLYARWFDFPKQRFYEGNFDMPELPAKAAQVYKEISDRNPKLTYRNTLIIAVGAEGEVQLWLKAIADGTPNFKDPDWYNKKAPEPQLLFSGQADYGKGDPTEYTKRTAQARKAGEIPQETVPSEPIIKK, encoded by the coding sequence ATGAGTAAAGACGAGATATTAAATCAAGCTACAGAAGACGCGAGCGGAGTAAAATCAAAACAAGCTATAGCTCCTAAAAAAAACAGTAAATTTAAAAGAAATACTCTAATTATTTTGGTGATTATTTGTGTTTTTATGGCTTATAATACCTTACGCCCCAAACCACCAATGATTTATGATCTTGCCTTGGTTTCACAACATTATGTTTGGGGAGAACGTTTTACTTTTGATGATTTTGACGGTAAAGGTAACAGATGGGGTTTTGGGTTTGGTGCTACAAGCACTGGTTTTGGACCACCTCCTAGCTGGGGAGGGGGGGCAAATCTTGGTTTACAGCCTATTCCTACCCAATTATATGCCCGTTGGTTTGACTTTCCGAAACAGCGTTTTTATGAGGGGAATTTTGATATGCCCGAGTTGCCCGCTAAGGCGGCTCAAGTTTATAAAGAAATCAGCGATCGTAACCCCAAATTGACTTATCGTAATACCTTAATTATCGCGGTGGGGGCAGAGGGAGAAGTTCAGCTTTGGCTAAAAGCCATAGCAGATGGCACTCCAAATTTTAAAGATCCTGATTGGTATAATAAAAAAGCACCCGAACCGCAGCTTTTATTTTCCGGACAGGCAGATTATGGCAAAGGCGACCCGACAGAGTATACCAAAAGAACAGCACAAGCCCGTAAAGCCGGTGAAATCCCCCAAGAAACAGTACCCTCAGAACCTATAATAAAAAAATAA
- a CDS encoding DUF2931 family protein — MTTTAPKKNSTFKIFTLSVLVFICAYIAYNYVDNYLRPTPPMIKSIGLASQHYIWGEHFRFDEKWGFGFGATITGFGPPPHPGKDAGLGLQPIPTTLYARWFDFPKQRFYEGSFDMPDLPAKAAQVYKEISDRNPKLTYRNTLIIAVGAEGEVQLWLKATANEKLSFDDPDWHSKEFPEPQLLFSGRADYGEGDPTMYKENTAEARKAGEIPQETVPSEPIIKK, encoded by the coding sequence ATGACCACCACAGCCCCTAAAAAAAACAGTACATTTAAAATTTTTACCCTAAGTGTTTTGGTTTTTATTTGTGCTTATATAGCTTATAATTATGTTGACAATTACTTACGCCCCACACCACCAATGATTAAATCTATTGGCTTGGCTTCTCAACATTATATTTGGGGCGAACATTTTAGGTTTGATGAAAAGTGGGGTTTTGGGTTTGGAGCTACAATCACTGGCTTTGGCCCCCCCCCCCATCCAGGAAAAGATGCAGGTCTTGGCTTACAGCCTATACCCACTACTTTATATGCCCGTTGGTTTGACTTTCCGAAACAGCGTTTTTATGAGGGGAGTTTTGATATGCCCGATTTGCCCGCTAAGGCGGCTCAAGTGTATAAAGAAATCAGCGATCGTAACCCCAAATTGACCTATCGTAATACCTTAATTATCGCCGTCGGGGCAGAGGGAGAAGTTCAGCTTTGGCTAAAAGCAACAGCAAATGAAAAACTTAGCTTTGATGACCCTGATTGGCACAGTAAGGAATTCCCCGAGCCGCAGCTTTTATTTTCCGGACGGGCAGATTATGGCGAAGGCGACCCAACAATGTATAAAGAAAATACAGCCGAAGCCCGTAAAGCCGGTGAAATCCCCCAAGAAACAGTACCCTCCGAACCTATAATAAAAAAATAA
- a CDS encoding DUF4123 domain-containing protein — protein MIPYTHSNISKMTYKDWSNYLQSQIVTDNADKLTTWYAIIDPSADNNLPDLLCDLNGNSEILPIFMNTMLEEYSLQGPLFVPLKEHSDVVNWFFEKSETKAIGIIYEVENTSVDSFFDHLQNLVECKLPNGKTGVFRFYDPRVLYALTQSEDQSWSHYASGSSLCLHAWEAGRAVPIQVLGENKIMEQEGFLITDDLLNFISKYTAPYTVINNMQGEKGETLRCLPIPESFQFVNSICEDLYSLNIRNISDLIIGISITMQLKYNIFKQTFVQELITAKMPSENLLDVLKKLPDNYFKGIKI, from the coding sequence ATGATACCTTACACTCATTCAAATATTAGTAAAATGACATATAAAGATTGGAGTAATTATCTTCAATCTCAAATTGTTACAGATAACGCAGACAAATTAACAACTTGGTATGCCATTATAGACCCATCAGCAGATAACAATCTACCAGATTTATTATGTGATTTAAATGGTAACTCAGAGATTTTACCAATATTTATGAATACTATGTTAGAAGAATATAGCTTGCAAGGGCCACTTTTTGTCCCATTAAAAGAGCATAGTGATGTTGTGAACTGGTTTTTTGAAAAATCTGAAACTAAAGCTATTGGTATTATTTATGAAGTAGAAAATACTTCTGTAGATTCTTTTTTTGATCATTTACAAAATCTTGTTGAATGTAAGTTGCCAAATGGTAAAACTGGAGTTTTTCGTTTTTATGATCCAAGAGTGCTTTATGCTCTAACTCAAAGTGAAGATCAAAGTTGGAGTCATTATGCATCTGGTTCTTCTCTTTGCTTGCATGCTTGGGAAGCTGGGCGTGCAGTTCCTATACAAGTTCTTGGTGAAAATAAAATTATGGAACAAGAAGGATTTTTAATAACTGACGATTTGTTAAACTTTATTTCTAAATATACAGCACCATACACAGTCATAAATAATATGCAGGGAGAAAAAGGAGAGACACTCCGCTGTTTACCAATTCCAGAATCATTTCAATTCGTAAATAGTATTTGTGAAGATCTTTATAGCTTAAATATTCGTAATATTTCTGACCTTATTATTGGAATATCTATTACAATGCAACTGAAATATAATATTTTTAAGCAGACGTTTGTACAAGAATTGATAACTGCTAAAATGCCGAGTGAAAATCTTCTTGATGTGCTAAAGAAACTACCAGATAATTATTTTAAGGGAATAAAGATATGA
- a CDS encoding type VI secretion system Vgr family protein — MMLFANSTWFEFKLVHAEENADNLSVYEFSGTERVSTPYEFTVELVSRSSDLNLTGYLGAEALLTFADRSGERRLLHGVIRNMEQMHTSNEFTHYRCILVPRLWFLGQTQDHHIYQHKTVEQIVTTVLKKHNFLSEAYSFKLRNSYPEREYCVQYGESDLHFISRICEEEGIFFYFEHTKTGHCLCFSDAPGGPAIPGENLLRYFRGSGNVADTAVVSKLNLHNLINSDISSYKEWNFTKPTMDLSVQDKEPEWEKAPVPQGMELETYQFPHLYQTRTEGDRYVKLQLLRQLTFRQWIECEADISRFLPGFTFTLFSHPRGDVNRKWWVVSVHHKGEQPGVLEGESPEGRGLWYQSSITAIPDDVCFVPELEHKKVRIEGLQSAIVTGPGNEEVFPDKYGRVIVQFHWDRLGQNNEKSTCWVRVADVWAGDGFGSIQIPRIGQEVLVEFMEGDPDRPVITGRVYNELRMPPWQLPSQKTLSGIQSREFKAGRRNQLVLDDTQGQIQAQLSSDHGLSQLNLGYITRINHNEGRKDFRGEGFELRTDNWGVIRAAKGLYISTDKRDSAQYHHKDLEEATSGLEAASQQHRDMVNLAEAHNAQTPDKDGDIVSSALIEQSNQIKGTGQAHKEMTEPQLVLSSPAGIALTTPKNLHLHTGNNIGATTGKHFSLTAGRSFFASALDKISLFAHKMGIKIFAARGKLEIQAQSDDLEIIADKVLKIISAKESVQISAPKEILLTSGGSYIKINTGGIEQGTSKRWVAHAASHTFDGPDSIFNNFIFAHKNASGVCEICEAAKKA, encoded by the coding sequence ATGATGCTTTTCGCCAACAGTACCTGGTTTGAGTTTAAGTTAGTTCATGCGGAAGAAAATGCGGACAACCTCTCGGTTTACGAGTTTTCAGGCACAGAACGAGTCAGTACACCTTACGAATTTACCGTTGAACTGGTGAGTCGTAGCAGTGATTTAAACTTGACGGGCTATTTGGGGGCGGAGGCGTTGCTGACTTTTGCGGACAGAAGCGGAGAACGCCGTCTTTTGCACGGTGTAATCAGAAACATGGAGCAGATGCACACCTCTAACGAATTTACGCATTATCGCTGTATTTTGGTGCCTCGCCTATGGTTTTTAGGACAAACTCAAGACCACCACATTTATCAACACAAAACCGTTGAGCAAATTGTTACTACTGTCTTGAAAAAACACAACTTTTTATCCGAAGCTTATAGTTTTAAACTGCGAAACAGCTACCCTGAGCGTGAATATTGCGTTCAATATGGCGAATCGGATTTACATTTTATTTCAAGGATTTGCGAAGAAGAAGGCATCTTTTTTTATTTTGAACATACTAAAACTGGGCATTGCCTGTGTTTTTCTGATGCCCCTGGCGGTCCGGCAATTCCTGGTGAAAATTTACTGCGTTATTTTCGAGGTTCAGGAAACGTTGCCGATACGGCGGTTGTTTCTAAATTAAACCTGCATAATCTCATAAATAGCGATATTAGTAGCTATAAAGAGTGGAATTTTACTAAACCGACCATGGATTTAAGTGTTCAAGATAAAGAACCAGAGTGGGAAAAAGCCCCAGTTCCTCAAGGTATGGAGTTAGAAACCTATCAGTTTCCACACCTGTATCAAACTCGAACAGAGGGCGATCGTTACGTAAAGCTTCAATTACTTCGCCAACTTACATTTAGGCAGTGGATCGAATGCGAAGCTGACATATCACGTTTTCTGCCAGGATTTACTTTCACGCTGTTTAGCCACCCAAGAGGCGACGTAAACCGCAAATGGTGGGTGGTTTCAGTGCATCACAAGGGCGAACAGCCTGGGGTTTTAGAAGGTGAAAGTCCCGAAGGACGTGGGCTTTGGTATCAATCTTCAATCACCGCAATTCCTGATGATGTCTGTTTCGTCCCAGAATTAGAGCATAAAAAAGTACGTATTGAAGGCTTGCAATCCGCTATCGTAACTGGTCCTGGCAACGAAGAAGTTTTTCCTGATAAATATGGACGAGTTATAGTGCAATTTCACTGGGATAGACTAGGTCAAAACAACGAAAAAAGCACTTGTTGGGTGCGAGTTGCGGACGTTTGGGCTGGCGATGGTTTTGGCTCTATCCAAATTCCACGTATCGGACAAGAAGTGCTAGTTGAATTTATGGAAGGAGACCCCGACCGACCTGTGATAACTGGGCGAGTTTATAACGAATTACGCATGCCACCTTGGCAACTGCCGAGTCAAAAAACTCTTTCGGGCATTCAAAGTCGCGAGTTTAAAGCTGGACGACGTAACCAACTGGTTTTAGATGATACTCAAGGTCAAATTCAGGCTCAACTTTCTAGCGATCATGGGCTTTCACAGCTGAATCTTGGCTATATTACCCGCATAAATCACAACGAAGGGCGTAAAGATTTTCGTGGCGAAGGTTTTGAACTACGCACCGATAATTGGGGCGTAATTCGTGCCGCTAAAGGGCTGTACATCAGCACAGATAAACGAGATTCGGCACAATATCATCATAAAGATTTAGAAGAAGCTACGAGCGGACTTGAGGCTGCGAGCCAGCAACACCGTGACATGGTCAATCTTGCCGAAGCTCACAACGCTCAAACGCCTGACAAAGATGGAGATATTGTATCGAGTGCTTTGATAGAGCAAAGTAATCAAATCAAAGGCACGGGTCAAGCCCACAAAGAGATGACCGAACCACAGCTTGTGCTATCTAGCCCCGCTGGTATAGCTCTAACTACTCCAAAAAACTTACATTTACATACAGGTAATAATATAGGTGCGACTACAGGCAAACACTTTTCTCTCACTGCCGGGCGAAGTTTTTTCGCCTCTGCTTTAGATAAAATCAGCCTGTTCGCTCACAAAATGGGTATTAAAATCTTCGCCGCTCGTGGTAAACTAGAAATTCAAGCCCAAAGCGACGACCTTGAAATAATTGCCGATAAGGTTTTAAAAATCATTTCCGCTAAAGAATCAGTTCAAATATCCGCACCAAAAGAAATACTCCTTACCTCTGGTGGCTCATACATAAAAATCAACACTGGCGGAATAGAACAAGGCACGAGCAAAAGATGGGTTGCCCATGCCGCTAGTCATACGTTTGATGGTCCAGATAGTATCTTTAATAATTTTATTTTTGCCCATAAAAATGCTTCTGGGGTTTGTGAAATTTGTGAAGCAGCTAAAAAAGCATAA
- a CDS encoding Hcp family type VI secretion system effector produces MPTPAYMTIIGTKQGNITEGNFTENSVGNIWQEDHQNEILVEAFEHQVIIPRDPQSGQPTGQRVHRPLKITKVLDKSSPLLFRALTSGEILPKVSMKFYRTSTSGAMEHYFTIDLEDALIVDITDYMPNCQDPAQSHFTHLEDVFMTYRKIIKTHVVASTTESDDWRKPVMKS; encoded by the coding sequence ATGCCAACACCAGCGTACATGACTATCATAGGCACAAAACAAGGCAATATCACTGAAGGTAACTTTACTGAAAATTCAGTTGGGAACATCTGGCAAGAAGACCACCAAAACGAGATTTTGGTTGAAGCCTTTGAACATCAGGTTATAATTCCAAGAGATCCACAGTCAGGTCAACCAACTGGACAGCGTGTTCACAGACCTTTAAAAATCACCAAAGTGCTTGATAAATCATCACCTTTGTTGTTTAGAGCCTTAACTAGTGGCGAAATTTTACCAAAAGTTTCTATGAAATTCTACCGTACCTCGACTTCTGGAGCGATGGAACATTATTTTACTATAGACCTTGAAGATGCGTTAATCGTTGATATTACTGATTATATGCCGAATTGCCAAGATCCTGCACAATCACACTTCACTCACCTTGAAGATGTGTTCATGACTTATAGAAAAATCATTAAAACTCACGTAGTTGCAAGCACAACTGAAAGCGACGACTGGAGAAAACCAGTCATGAAAAGCTAG
- a CDS encoding DUF559 domain-containing protein, translating to MSLELILSAFLAVAVLFIIILLLKRTPPTAIQNNDSRMPENSKYISCDTKNTQSTSCEEISFEEKYKTGDLGCDGQACQSKEPCLEAERWLCRDVISKVVPKGYFIGQFELKNLLPELEKKKNRRIDFAIETKDGRRIAVELDGYDAHTKSLSRRDFDDQLLRQNALVRAGWVIVRFSFDQLRNNAEECCKMLHSLMYPEHTWFNKTPVLKGVCLNPDCKDEVYRLRNKEGGFFWKCKKCTKTYNHDRVEPITRLSEIQNKTSS from the coding sequence ATGTCATTGGAGCTTATTTTGTCAGCATTTTTAGCGGTGGCTGTTTTGTTTATTATAATACTACTTTTAAAACGGACTCCTCCTACTGCTATTCAAAACAATGATAGTCGTATGCCGGAAAATTCAAAATATATCTCTTGTGATACAAAAAATACACAATCAACTTCTTGTGAGGAAATAAGCTTTGAAGAAAAATACAAAACAGGAGACCTTGGGTGTGATGGTCAAGCCTGTCAATCTAAAGAGCCTTGTTTGGAAGCTGAAAGATGGTTATGTCGTGATGTAATTTCGAAAGTTGTTCCCAAAGGTTATTTTATTGGTCAATTTGAGTTAAAGAATTTGTTGCCAGAATTGGAAAAAAAGAAAAATAGAAGGATTGATTTTGCTATTGAGACAAAAGATGGAAGGCGGATAGCAGTAGAACTTGATGGATATGATGCACATACAAAAAGTTTATCACGTAGAGATTTTGATGATCAATTGCTACGCCAAAATGCCCTTGTCCGTGCTGGTTGGGTTATAGTACGCTTTTCTTTTGATCAACTAAGAAATAATGCAGAAGAGTGCTGTAAAATGTTACACTCTTTGATGTATCCAGAACATACATGGTTCAATAAAACACCTGTGTTAAAAGGTGTTTGCTTAAATCCAGACTGCAAAGACGAAGTTTATCGACTTCGCAATAAAGAAGGGGGCTTTTTTTGGAAATGTAAAAAATGTACTAAAACTTATAACCATGATAGAGTTGAGCCAATAACACGGTTATCAGAAATACAAAATAAAACATCTAGTTAA